A genome region from Halorussus pelagicus includes the following:
- a CDS encoding ABC transporter ATP-binding protein: MTDPLVRVEDLHKYYFEGDNLTDRLLGREPESVQAVDGVSFEVREGETLGLVGESGCGKSTTGETLLKLREPTDGKMYFDGESVFEKDDLTEFRKRAQVVFQDPFSSLDPRMTAGEIVREPLDVHGIGTKAERREHVADLMERVGLSAGQVDRYPHEFSGGQRQRIGIARALALEPDFIVCDEPVSALDVSVQAQILNLLEDLQEEFGLTYLFIAHDLSVVRHISDRVAVMYLGEIVEVGPVEEIFENPGHPYTEALLESVPRADTSEQGRQVDTLAGDVPSPRDPPAGCRFHTRCPYAREACTQSSPEDYEVEDEDHRAACFRQVESHEYWDSPPLETDEQVAEQVADD; encoded by the coding sequence ATGACTGACCCGCTCGTTCGCGTCGAGGACCTGCACAAATACTACTTCGAAGGGGACAACCTCACCGACCGACTGCTCGGTCGAGAACCAGAGAGCGTGCAGGCCGTCGATGGCGTGAGCTTCGAGGTGCGGGAAGGCGAGACGCTGGGTCTGGTCGGTGAGTCGGGATGTGGCAAGTCCACGACGGGCGAGACCCTGCTCAAACTCCGGGAACCGACCGACGGAAAAATGTACTTCGACGGCGAGAGCGTCTTCGAGAAGGACGACCTCACCGAGTTCCGCAAGCGCGCGCAGGTCGTCTTTCAGGACCCCTTCTCCAGTCTCGACCCGCGGATGACCGCGGGTGAAATCGTCCGCGAACCCCTCGACGTTCACGGCATCGGCACGAAGGCCGAGCGCCGCGAACACGTTGCGGACCTGATGGAGCGAGTCGGTCTCTCGGCCGGACAGGTTGACCGCTATCCCCACGAGTTCTCGGGCGGTCAGCGCCAGCGCATCGGCATCGCCCGCGCGCTCGCGCTCGAACCGGACTTCATCGTCTGCGACGAACCGGTGTCGGCGCTGGACGTGTCGGTGCAGGCCCAGATTCTGAATCTCTTGGAGGACTTGCAGGAGGAGTTCGGTCTGACCTACCTGTTCATCGCTCACGACCTGAGCGTCGTTCGGCACATCTCCGACCGCGTGGCCGTGATGTATCTGGGCGAAATCGTCGAGGTCGGTCCCGTCGAGGAGATATTCGAGAACCCCGGCCACCCCTACACCGAGGCCCTGCTGGAGAGCGTCCCGCGAGCCGACACCAGCGAGCAGGGGCGGCAGGTGGACACGCTGGCAGGCGACGTGCCGTCGCCGCGAGACCCGCCCGCTGGCTGTCGATTCCACACGCGCTGTCCGTACGCCCGCGAGGCCTGCACGCAGTCGTCCCCCGAGGACTACGAGGTCGAAGATGAAGACCACCGGGCGGCCTGCTTCCGGCAGGTCGAGTCCCACGAGTATTGGGACAGTCCGCCGCTCGAAACCGACGAGCAAGTGGCCGAACAGGTCGCCGACGACTGA